The following are encoded in a window of Brevibacillus ruminantium genomic DNA:
- a CDS encoding preprotein translocase subunit TatA, whose amino-acid sequence MIHPVKECIQKLGLTHRAFVVLYDISWERFRSCLYGYTASIPCAILNVMVQHGFDEQEAQRQYLLWRKWSVQQKLAAPATTEGRVNP is encoded by the coding sequence ATGATTCATCCAGTTAAGGAATGCATTCAGAAGCTAGGGCTAACACATCGGGCGTTTGTTGTCCTGTATGACATCTCATGGGAAAGGTTTCGTAGTTGCTTGTATGGCTACACCGCTTCCATCCCCTGCGCCATCCTGAATGTCATGGTACAGCATGGCTTTGATGAACAGGAAGCACAGCGGCAGTATCTCTTATGGAGGAAATGGAGCGTTCAGCAAAAGCTAGCCGCCCCCGCCACCACCGAGGGGAGGGTGAATCCATGA
- a CDS encoding CdiA C-terminal domain-containing protein, with product MSEVFRLWERMKGCGALILVFILSLAVISDANVVVASGINASGINAEGIHAEGIRVEGINPTGINSSENEQNGGLYRVTKLGAAATNSSQVGSTPSVQGTGPVAGYSQGSNILPGMNQQKAFGVSDAFTNSMTLNKIYQDGGLHRVSKLGVMANSSTSFGSIPPKLGAYPPAAKPQASTPVPFPKGKAPLQGEGYGTQSFWTSVTNATKKHGLEMSAGAGLLGLAAGGALAAKARGRAGSSGSSGSLQRVPQWLIASGGALSFGALSKKQWSAHKGKIAAASLSIAVLGGGSAYLYNENQKAAMDAAQAKERHQYYLLSKIEDSATYMKERYGDQPRGIYRDEQGKLRHANGDIAWDFIEQYAYKNPALFEEFVYPTYEHGERVIYWGGKVAEWAIANGMDVHEAEKFITFVPAELRKEAFENAYTHVSVKAFQDGGELPNFGAIFPIAAAGAIKNTGKTIPNVEASTGSGVVNGSNKSPLQGAKGTGKITGSLNGLTDAEKKVVNDLTARGKNVEIIPKDPNSKVKTPDFKVDGVKTELKTLENPNVNTGITRIQKGLKQGAETVIIDARDAGLTVDQAKQIINRASGTYPNRTIPGKVEIWTNEGTITYP from the coding sequence TTGAGTGAGGTATTTCGTTTATGGGAGAGAATGAAGGGCTGCGGGGCTCTCATTTTGGTTTTCATATTGTCTCTCGCTGTGATTAGCGATGCAAATGTGGTAGTGGCATCCGGCATCAATGCTAGCGGAATTAACGCAGAGGGAATTCATGCGGAAGGCATTCGTGTAGAAGGGATTAATCCAACAGGGATAAATTCTAGCGAAAACGAGCAAAACGGAGGACTATACCGTGTGACAAAGCTAGGGGCGGCGGCAACCAACAGTAGTCAGGTAGGGAGTACCCCAAGTGTACAAGGAACTGGTCCAGTCGCAGGTTATTCACAGGGTAGTAATATACTCCCAGGTATGAATCAACAAAAAGCCTTCGGAGTATCTGATGCATTCACAAACAGTATGACCTTGAACAAGATCTACCAAGACGGGGGCCTGCACCGTGTATCAAAGCTGGGTGTGATGGCGAATTCTTCAACGAGTTTTGGAAGTATACCACCTAAGCTAGGAGCCTACCCACCAGCAGCGAAACCTCAGGCAAGTACACCTGTACCTTTTCCGAAAGGGAAAGCTCCTTTGCAGGGAGAAGGATATGGCACCCAGTCTTTCTGGACATCAGTAACGAATGCTACAAAAAAACACGGGCTCGAAATGTCGGCTGGAGCGGGGTTGCTTGGATTAGCGGCAGGAGGAGCACTAGCCGCCAAGGCAAGGGGAAGGGCGGGAAGCTCGGGAAGCTCGGGAAGCTTGCAACGGGTCCCACAGTGGCTTATCGCCAGCGGAGGCGCCTTATCGTTTGGAGCCCTTTCAAAAAAGCAATGGTCAGCACATAAAGGAAAGATCGCAGCCGCCTCTCTATCTATCGCTGTACTCGGCGGTGGAAGCGCGTACTTGTATAATGAAAATCAAAAAGCAGCGATGGATGCTGCGCAAGCCAAGGAAAGACATCAGTATTATCTGCTTAGTAAGATAGAGGACTCCGCCACGTACATGAAGGAAAGGTATGGAGACCAGCCGCGGGGTATCTATCGGGATGAGCAGGGCAAATTGCGTCACGCTAATGGTGACATTGCGTGGGATTTCATAGAACAGTATGCCTATAAAAATCCGGCCCTCTTTGAAGAGTTCGTATACCCGACGTATGAACATGGTGAACGCGTCATCTATTGGGGCGGGAAAGTGGCAGAATGGGCAATTGCGAACGGGATGGACGTTCATGAGGCAGAAAAGTTTATTACGTTTGTACCGGCAGAATTAAGGAAAGAAGCCTTTGAGAATGCTTATACGCATGTCAGTGTGAAAGCTTTTCAAGATGGGGGAGAGTTACCTAATTTTGGAGCTATCTTTCCAATTGCCGCAGCAGGTGCGATAAAAAATACGGGTAAGACGATTCCGAATGTGGAAGCGTCTACTGGATCAGGTGTTGTGAATGGAAGTAACAAAAGTCCGTTGCAGGGTGCTAAGGGTACGGGTAAGATTACTGGTTCTCTGAATGGCTTAACAGATGCAGAGAAAAAAGTTGTAAATGATCTGACTGCCCGTGGTAAAAATGTCGAAATTATTCCTAAAGACCCGAATTCTAAAGTTAAAACACCTGATTTTAAAGTTGATGGAGTTAAAACAGAACTCAAGACCTTAGAGAATCCCAATGTTAACACTGGTATAACAAGGATACAAAAGGGATTGAAGCAAGGAGCAGAAACGGTGATAATTGACGCTAGGGACGCAGGATTGACTGTAGACCAAGCAAAGCAGATTATTAACCGTGCATCTGGGACATATCCTAACAGAACAATTCCAGGTAAGGTTGAAATTTGGACGAATGAAGGAACTATCACATATCCTTAA
- a CDS encoding IS3 family transposase — translation MEQAIIRIFEENQRVYGAKMIQAKLHEEGLKVSRKRRKPVLYRSSAV, via the coding sequence GTGGAACAAGCAATTATCCGTATTTTTGAAGAGAATCAGCGCGTTTATGGAGCAAAAATGATTCAAGCAAAACTTCACGAAGAAGGACTGAAGGTTTCCAGAAAGCGGAGGAAGCCCGTTTTATATCGGAGCAGCGCAGTATGA
- a CDS encoding helix-turn-helix domain-containing protein produces the protein MRKIGASEKLAILQEIENGQLGVMAVAKKYGLTKTTLAKWRRRYEVYGYEGGEIRTHNNRHSPELKLQAVQDYLSGQYSQYEIIYKYKIASTTQLKN, from the coding sequence ATGCGTAAAATTGGTGCTTCGGAGAAGCTGGCTATTCTTCAAGAAATTGAAAATGGTCAGCTTGGTGTCATGGCTGTAGCCAAAAAATACGGTCTTACCAAAACAACTTTGGCCAAATGGCGACGTCGTTATGAGGTTTACGGTTACGAGGGGGGAGAGATTCGAACCCACAATAACCGTCATTCCCCTGAACTTAAGCTTCAAGCTGTTCAAGATTATCTATCCGGTCAATACTCCCAGTATGAAATCATCTATAAATATAAAATCGCTAGCACCACCCAACTCAAAAACTAG
- a CDS encoding methyl-accepting chemotaxis protein: MEQNRKKRSMSLRSRLVLVCILLLGIPSLLTGYIGYDRSKAELDQVGKERLIGNVRMVIGMISLLQKEVEAGHLKLEEAQEKLRLEILGPKGSDNKRPIQDKYSVGETGYAWAMDQSGNSVMNPMNEGQNLREAVSVDGVEIGKEFIEKGTSGGGFVTYKWEMAGTSELETKISYVEQEPYWGWIVGAGVYLPEFNKGANTVFYFVLAITGGSLLVGAVIIWRVASRITRPIVEIASHARRVSSGDLTVEAVKIDRVDEVGQLAHDFNQMTRQLQELIREVRMNTLSVVSTAEQLSASAEQSTKAGEQVAVAIQEVAAGSQKQAEQLDGATEVVTEMAEEVNRITDAAHAVTQTSQQAAVRSQDGNRAIQTVIDQMNSINHTVEDLSVNIEGLGQRSTQIGEIVEVITGIAQQTNLLSLNAAIEAARAGEHGRGFAVVADEVRKLAEQSSGSAQQIAELITAIQTETAKAVTSMESAIREVREGIQLVHGAGESFAHIQGSVSEVTDQIDNVNVAAEKMKAGMDGVLGWR; the protein is encoded by the coding sequence TTGGAACAAAACAGGAAAAAGCGGTCGATGTCCTTGCGCAGCAGGCTCGTACTTGTCTGCATTTTGTTGTTGGGTATTCCGAGTTTATTGACGGGTTACATTGGGTACGATCGATCCAAAGCAGAACTGGATCAAGTCGGAAAAGAGCGTTTGATAGGTAACGTTCGTATGGTAATAGGAATGATCTCCCTGCTGCAAAAAGAAGTAGAGGCAGGGCACCTGAAGCTGGAAGAGGCCCAGGAAAAGCTGCGTCTGGAGATCTTGGGACCCAAAGGAAGCGACAACAAAAGACCCATTCAGGACAAATATTCCGTCGGGGAAACAGGCTATGCCTGGGCGATGGACCAAAGCGGCAACAGTGTGATGAATCCGATGAACGAAGGTCAAAACCTGAGGGAGGCTGTGTCCGTAGACGGCGTGGAAATCGGCAAGGAATTCATCGAAAAGGGGACCAGCGGCGGCGGATTTGTGACTTACAAATGGGAAATGGCAGGCACGTCAGAGCTGGAAACCAAAATATCGTACGTCGAGCAAGAACCGTACTGGGGCTGGATTGTCGGTGCGGGAGTTTATCTTCCCGAGTTTAATAAAGGGGCAAACACTGTCTTTTATTTCGTATTGGCTATTACGGGAGGCTCACTGCTGGTGGGGGCTGTGATCATCTGGAGGGTGGCCAGCCGGATTACCCGGCCGATCGTAGAGATTGCATCCCATGCGCGGCGCGTATCGTCGGGGGATTTGACGGTCGAGGCGGTGAAGATTGACCGTGTAGATGAAGTTGGGCAGCTTGCTCACGACTTTAATCAGATGACGAGACAACTGCAGGAATTAATACGGGAAGTCCGCATGAATACGCTGTCTGTCGTCTCTACGGCAGAGCAGTTGTCAGCCTCCGCCGAGCAGAGCACGAAGGCAGGCGAGCAGGTAGCCGTCGCGATTCAGGAAGTGGCAGCCGGTTCGCAAAAACAAGCAGAGCAGCTTGACGGTGCTACGGAGGTCGTCACTGAAATGGCGGAGGAAGTGAATCGCATCACCGATGCAGCGCATGCCGTTACGCAAACATCTCAGCAGGCGGCAGTCAGGTCGCAGGATGGAAACCGGGCGATTCAGACCGTGATTGACCAAATGAACTCGATCAATCACACGGTCGAAGATTTGTCCGTGAACATCGAAGGATTGGGGCAACGTTCTACACAGATCGGAGAAATCGTCGAGGTGATTACCGGTATTGCCCAGCAGACCAACCTGCTCTCTTTGAATGCCGCGATTGAAGCAGCGCGTGCCGGAGAGCATGGACGCGGCTTTGCGGTAGTTGCTGATGAAGTGCGGAAGCTGGCGGAACAGTCCTCCGGTTCCGCACAGCAAATCGCAGAATTGATCACAGCGATCCAAACGGAGACAGCGAAGGCTGTGACCTCGATGGAGTCGGCAATTCGCGAGGTGCGGGAAGGAATCCAACTGGTGCATGGCGCCGGTGAGTCATTCGCCCATATTCAGGGCTCCGTCAGCGAAGTGACGGACCAGATTGACAACGTGAACGTCGCTGCTGAAAAAATGAAGGCAGGGATGGACGGCGTGCTGGGCTGGAGATGA